In Populus alba chromosome 1, ASM523922v2, whole genome shotgun sequence, a single window of DNA contains:
- the LOC118035896 gene encoding tubulin beta-1 chain has product MREILHIQGGQCGNQIGAKFWEVICDEHGIDQTGKYSGDSDLQLERINVYYNEASGGRYVPRAVLMDLEPGTMDSLRSGPYGQIFRPDNFVFGQSGAGNNWAKGHYTEGAELIDSVLDVVRKEAENCDCLQGFQVCHSLGGGTGSGMGTLLISKIREEYPDRMMLTFSVFPSPKVSDTVVEPYNATLSVHQLVENADECMVLDNEALYDICFRTLKLATPTFGDLNHLISATMSGVTCCLRFPGQLNSDLRKLAVNLIPFPRLHFFMVGFAPLTSRGSQQYRALTVPELTQQMWDAKNMMCAADPRHGRYLTASAMFRGKMSTKEVDEQMINVQNKNSSYFVEWIPHNVKSSVCDIPPRGLKMASTFIGNSTSIQEMFRRVSEQFTAMFRRKAFLHWYTGEGMDEMEFTEAESNMNDLVAEYQQYQDATADDEEYEEEEEEEIGA; this is encoded by the exons ATGAGAGAAATTCTTCACATTCAAGGAGGTCAATGTGGGAACCAAATTGGGGCCAAGTTTTGGGAGGTGATCTGTGATGAACATGGGATTGATCAAACAGGGAAATACAGTGGAGACTCGGATCTTCAATTGGAGAGAATCAATGTGTATTACAATGAAGCAAGTGGTGGAAGATATGTTCCACGTGCTGTTCTTATGGATCTTGAACCTGGTACTATGGATTCACTCAGATCTGGTCCTTATGGACAGATTTTTAGGCCTGATAACTTTGTTTTTGGCCAATCTGGTGCGGGTAATAACTGGGCTAAAGGGCATTATACTGAAGGAGCTGAATTGATTGACTCTGTTCTTGATGTTGTCAGGAAAGAAGCTGAGAATTGTGATTGCTTGCAAG GATTTCAAGTTTGCCATTCATTGGGTGGAGGCACTGGTTCTGGCATGGGAACTCTTCTTATCTCCAAAATCCGGGAGGAGTATCCTGACCGCATGATGTTGACATTTTCTGTTTTCCCTTCTCCTAAGGTATCTGACACTGTTGTTGAGCCATACAACGCCACCCTTTCTGTCCACCAGCTCGTGGAAAACGCCGATGAATGTATGGTTTTGGACAATGAAGCTTTGTATGACATCTGCTTCCGCACTCTCAAGCTCGCTACCCCCACTT TTGGTGATCTTAACCACCTCATTTCTGCTACCATGAGTGGTGTCACATGCTGCCTTCGCTTCCCTGGACAGCTGAACTCTGACCTCCGAAAGCTTGCGGTTAACCTTATCCCATTCCCCCGCCTTCATTTCTTCATGGTCGGATTTGCACCCTTGACATCAAGAGGATCACAGCAATACCGAGCTCTGACCGTGCCTGAACTAACCCAGCAAATGTGGGATGCCAAGAACATGATGTGTGCCGCCGACCCACGTCATGGCCGCTACCTAACTGCTTCAGCCATGTTCCGTGGTAAGATGAGCACGAAAGAGGTCGATGAACAAATGATAAATGTCCAGAACAAGAACTCTTCATACTTCGTTGAATGGATCCCCCACAACGTTAAGTCCAGTGTCTGTGACATCCCACCTAGAGGTCTTAAGATGGCATCCACTTTCATTGGCAATTCAACTTCAATCCAGGAGATGTTCAGGCGTGTCAGTGAGCAATTCACAGCTATGTTCAGGCGGAAAGCTTTCTTGCACTGGTACACTGGCGAGGGTATGGATGAGATGGAATTTACCGAGGCTGAGAGTAACATGAATGATCTGGTAGCTGAGTACCAGCAATACCAGGATGCAACTGCTGATGACGAGGAGTacgaggaggaggaagaagaggaaattGGTGCTTAA